One genomic region from Bubalus kerabau isolate K-KA32 ecotype Philippines breed swamp buffalo chromosome 7, PCC_UOA_SB_1v2, whole genome shotgun sequence encodes:
- the ANXA5 gene encoding annexin A5 isoform X2: MAQVLRGTVTDFPGFDERADAETLRKAMKGLGTDEESILTLLTSRSNAQRQEIAVAFKTLFGRDLLDDLKSELTGKFEKLIVALMKPSRLYDAYELKHALKGAGTDEKVLTEIIASRTPEELRAIKQVYEKEYGSSLEDDVVGDTSGYYQRMLVVLLQANRDPDTRIDEAQVEQDAQALFQAGELKWGTDEEKFITIFGTRSVSHLRRVFDKYMTISGFQIEETIDRETSGNLEQLLLAVVKSIRSIPAYLAETLYYAMKGAGTDDHTLIRVVVSRSEIDLYNIRKEFRKNFGTSLYSMIKGDTSGDYKKALLLLCGGEDD; this comes from the exons gttctcagaggcaccgtgaCTGACTTCCCTGGATTCGATGAGCGGGCCGATGCAGAAACTCTTCGGAAGGCCATGAAAGGCCTGG GCACGGATGAGGAGAGCATCCTGACTCTGTTGACATCCCGCAGTAATGCTCAGCGCCAGGAGATTGCTGTGGCTTTTAAAACTCTGTTTGGCAGG GACCTTCTGGATGACCTGAAATCAGAACTGactggaaaatttgaaaaattaatcgTGGCTCTCATGAAACCGTCTCGGCTTTATGATGCCTATGAACTGAAGCATGCTCTTAAG GGAGCTGGGACAGATGAAAAAGTCCTGACAGAAATTATTGCGTCAAGGACACCTGAAGAACTGAGAGCCATAAAACAAGTGTATGAAAAAG AGTATGGCTCGAGCCTGGAAGATGATGTGGTGGGGGATACTTCAGGGTACTACCAGAGGATGTTGGTGGTCCTCCTTCAG GCTAATAGAGACCCTGACACTAGAATTGATGAAGCACAGGTTGAACAAGATGCTCAG GCTTTGTTCCAGGCTGGAGAACTGAAATGGGGAACAGATGAAGAAAAGTTTATTACCATCTTTGGAACACGAAGTGTATCTCACTTGAGAAGAG TGTTTGACAAATACATGACTATATCCGGGTTTCAAATTGAAGAAACCATTGACCGGGAGACTTCTGGCAATTTGGAACAGCTTCTCCTTGCTGTTG tgaAATCCATTCGCAGTATACCTGCCTACCTTGCAGAAACCCTCTACTATGCTATGAAG ggaGCTGGAACAGATGATCATACCCTCATCAGAGTTGTGGTTTCCAGAAGTGAGATTGATCTGTATAACATTAGGAAGGAGTTTAGGAAGAATTTTGGCACCTCTCTTTATTCCATGATTAAG GGGGACACGTCTGGG